The window GGTCGCGCCCGCCATCGTCCGGCACGTCTCGGAGCAGCGTCGACACGCCTCGGCGCAGCGCATCATCTGCTGATCGTCCGGCATGGACATACACGCCTCGGCGCACATGTCACAGGCGCGGGCGCACATCGCGCACATCTCGGCGGACAGCGGCGAGCGCCGCATCATCATGTCCGCGCACATACGGGTCATCTCGGCGCAGTCCATCAGGGCGCGCATGATCTGCATCTGTGCCTGGCCGCCGGCCTGCATGCAGGAGCTCATGGTCTCCTCGCACATGCTGTGGCACGTCATGCA is drawn from Streptomyces bottropensis ATCC 25435 and contains these coding sequences:
- a CDS encoding four-helix bundle copper-binding protein, which translates into the protein MTQHAGAMTAMSKEMQECVNACMTCHSMCEETMSSCMQAGGQAQMQIMRALMDCAEMTRMCADMMMRRSPLSAEMCAMCARACDMCAEACMSMPDDQQMMRCAEACRRCSETCRTMAGATA